A genomic segment from Lagenorhynchus albirostris chromosome X, mLagAlb1.1, whole genome shotgun sequence encodes:
- the LOC132513148 gene encoding semaphorin-6B-like, with product MADREGANLGDGRVPCGQDECETEDNLYQVELEPPTSMELWYQRKLTWCSNPSDISLCRMKGKPEGECRNFVKVLLLRDESTLFVCGSNAFNPVCANYSMDTLQPLGDNIGGMASCPHDPKHANVALFSEGMLFTATITDFLAIDAVIYHSLGDRPTLRTVKHDSKWFKEPYFVHVVEWGSHIYFFFREIAMEFNYLEKVPSLLTQGGYVGSGEMGYSGHACASSHGSVLSPTLYSSSGSTPPPFLSATE from the exons ATGGCAGACAGGGAGGGAGCAAATTTGGGGGATGGTCGGGTGCCATGTGGCCAAGATGAGTGTGAGACAGA GGACAACCTGTACCAGGTGGAGCTGGAGCCCCCCACGTCCATGGAGCTTTGGTACCAGCGG AAGCTGACCTGGTGCTCCAACCCCAGCGACATCAGCTTGTGTCGGATGAAGGGCAAGCCGGAG GGCGAGTGTCGAAATTTTGTAAAGGTGCTTCTACTTCGGGACGAATCCACCCTCTTCGTGTGTGGTTCCAATGCCTTCAACCCCGTGTGTGCCAACTACAGC ATGGACACACTGCAGCCCCTCGGGGACAACATCGGAGGCATGGCCAGCTGCCCACACGACCCCAAACACGCCAATGTTGCCCTCTTCTCTG AAGGGATGCTCTTCACAGCCACCATTACCGACTTCCTAGCCATCGACGCAGTCATCTACCACAGCCTCGGGGACCGGCCCACTCTGCGCACCGTGAAACACGACTCCAAGTGGTTCAAAG AGCCCTACTTTGTCCACGTGGTGGAGTGGGGCAGCCACATCTACTTTTTCTTCCGGGAGATCGCAATGGAGTTTAACTACCTGGAAAAG GtgccctccctcctcacccaGGGTGGTTATGTAGGATCAGGAGAGATGGGCTACTCAGGGCATGCCTGTGCCAGTTCCCATGGTTCTGTCCTGTCTCCTACACTGTACAGCAGTTCTGGTTCCACTCCTCCACCTTTTCTGTCAGCTACAGAGTAA